One Pasteurella dagmatis DNA segment encodes these proteins:
- a CDS encoding NAD(P)H nitroreductase, producing the protein MEILQLLTTRRSEKRLSEPAPNEEQLKQIFQAALNVPDHGRLHPYRFIIIEGKGLNKFKTLLQAAVEEFELGEEALKKAENLAHRAPMVIGVVAKIKKDIPKVPGWEQMLSAGCATYAIQLAANAQGFANVWISGKWVNGNALRKAFSCEEYDQVIGLVMLGTAEEKNEREKKIQNIEDFVSYL; encoded by the coding sequence ATGGAAATATTGCAATTATTGACAACACGTCGTTCAGAAAAAAGATTATCGGAACCAGCACCTAACGAAGAGCAACTCAAACAGATCTTCCAAGCAGCTTTAAATGTGCCAGATCACGGTCGATTACACCCTTATCGATTTATTATTATTGAAGGAAAAGGGCTAAATAAATTTAAAACGCTTTTACAAGCAGCTGTTGAGGAATTTGAGTTGGGTGAAGAGGCATTAAAAAAAGCAGAAAATCTTGCTCATCGAGCCCCAATGGTCATTGGTGTTGTAGCTAAAATAAAAAAAGATATTCCTAAAGTACCAGGTTGGGAACAAATGTTGAGCGCAGGTTGTGCTACTTATGCTATTCAATTAGCCGCCAATGCTCAGGGTTTTGCTAATGTTTGGATCTCAGGCAAATGGGTGAACGGTAACGCACTACGTAAAGCCTTTAGTTGTGAAGAGTATGATCAAGTCATAGGATTAGTTATGCTTGGCACAGCTGAAGAAAAAAATGAGCGTGAGAAAAAAATCCAAAATATTGAAGACTTTGTATCTTATTTATAG